In Leisingera thetidis, the genomic stretch GGCTCGGGGAGCTGATCCCCGGTCATAACCAAAAACACGAGCAGAGGAGAAAGGCGAAGACCAAAAAGAAAAGAGCCCCCCAAGGTTTCCCCCGGAGAGCCCTCTTCATCTGATTAGCACCTGTGATGTAGCAATCTCCGACATACCGGTCAAGAGTCACCGATTCGGTGGACGTCTTTTTGTTGCCTTTTCTCGCCAAAAACAGCGGGAAAAGCCGGGGAAGTTGTGGGCCGCAACGGTCGTCGTTCAACAAACATGGCATTCACAAAGCTTTCCGTTCAGACCTTTGGCGTCGGCAAGGGCACCCCCGCCACGTCAACACCTGAAACCGACATCTGGGCAGTCTTCCGCGCGCTCAGAGATACTCGCAGCCTGTTCGGTCTCCGTCCAGGACATGTTCAAACGCTCCAAGCGATGCTGAGCTTTCTCAAGCCTGGGCATGGAGACACAGTCTTCGCTTCCAACGACGAGATCTGCCGTCGAGTTGGCGGGATCGATGAACGAACCCTCCGTAGGCACATCGATCGCTTTGTTGAACTCGGTTTCATGAAGCGCCACGACAGCCCAAATCGCAAAAGATACCGAGTGAAGTCCTCCGAAGGTCAGTCCATTAGCTATGGCTTGTCGCTGGCTCCGTTGCTCGAGCGTGCCGGCGAACTACTTGCGACAGCCCAAGCGATGGAAAACGCTCGTCGGGATCGCGTGTTTTTGCGAAAGCAAATCCTAACCAAACTTGCTCAGATCGACGAAGCTGACCCCGAGAACGAACTCACTCATCAGGTACGCCGAGTTCTTCGGAGGAAGCTCTCCATCGCGGAGTATCATACTTTGCTCGGCGAACTGGAAGCTCAATGCAAACAGATGTCCACCGCGGTGGACGCACCAGAAACAATGAAACTGCCCGCCAATGACGGGCAAACTGTCCGCCACCATTCTAAGTCTAAAAAAGAACAAAAAGATTTAGAAAGCGGGACCGACAGCGAAACACTTCCCCTGCAAACGCTCACAACCGTTTGTGACCAGGCTACATCGTTTGCGACGAACTCACTTAGGAACTGGCACGATGTCGAAAGCCACGCGAGAACGCTCGCTCCAATGATGGGAATCCACGAAAGCACCTTCGAAAAGGCTGCTAGGAAGATAGGCTCTCAAAAAGCATCATGCGCCATCTTCATAATTCTCCAGATGAGCAATCGCATCCGAGACTTTGGAGCGTATTTCCACAGCATCACGCTCGGTCGCAGAGAAACTGACTTCAACCCATCACTGTTGTTGGAGAGGCTTTCTCGTTCTGGGGCAGCTACTACGTGATGTCCACCGCGGTGGACATGTTGAGAGGTAGAGATGGGCTGTGAAAGGGGTGACGGGAAGTGAGATCGGAAGAGTGGCTTCCAGCGCCCGTCGTGGAGAAGATCTGATGGCGAAATCTGCCCAGAAAGTCACCCTGTCCCCCTCCCGGGACATTCCCTTCGACAAGCTCGTCCTGAGCCAGGCCAACGTCCGGCGCATCAAGGCCGGCATCTCGGTTAAAGAACTGGCCGAAGACATCGCCCGCCGCGGGTTGCTGCAGAGCCTGAGCGTCCGGCCCGTTCTGGCGGATGATGGGTCCGAGACCGGTAAGTTCGAAATCCCCGCTGGCGGTCGGCGCTTCCAGGCCCTGTCTATCCTCGTGAAGCAGAAACGCTTGGCCAAGACGACGCCCATTCCCTGCATCGTACGGGATGCCAGGTCCACGATCCTCGCCGAAGATGACTCGCTCGCTGAGAACATGCAGCGCGCTTCCCTGCATCCGCTCGATCAGTTCTGGGCCTTCGTGGCACTGCGGGAGAAGGGTCAGGGCGACGAAGAGATTGCAGCCGCCTTCTTCGTCACGCCGCAGGTGGTCAAACAGCGCCTGAAACTCGCCGCCGTGGCCCCTGCCCTGCTCGAGCTCTATGCCGAGGACGAGATGACGCTGGAGCAGTTGATGGCCTTCACGGTCAATCCGGACCACGAGCGTCAGATTCAGGTCTGGGAGGCGATCAAGTCGTCGTGGAACAAGGAGCCCTATCAGATCCGGCGCATGCTGACGGAAACCTCGGTGCGCGCCTCTGACCGTCGGGCCGTCTTTGTCGGGGTCGAGGCGTACGAGACGGCTGGTGGCACCATGTTGCATGACCTTTTCCAGGGCGATGACGGCGGCTGAGCGGAGACCCGGCGCCGATGACGGGTGACGAAGGCGCGGCCCATGCCAAGCTGCTTGCCGAATACCGAGCGCTCGAAGAGGAATACGAGGGCCAGGATGAATTCCCCGAAGAGATCGACGCGCGTCTTGGCGAGTTGGAAGTCGCGATGGAGAAGCTCGAGGCCAGGCCGCTGATCTTCGACGCGGAGGAGATCGCGAGGGCAGGGGCCTTCGTGACGCTTGATCGCTATGGCGAGCTTGCAGTTTATCGGGGCTTTGTCCGGCCCGAGGATGAACCTCGGCAAGATGCCGACGTCCACAGCGGTGAACAGGCGGCAGACGGGCAGGGCGTTGAGCTTTCAACGGGGAGCAAAGTGGATGGTATCGGCCATGGCACGGTGATCACCTCTGCCGGTCAAGTGCTTGGCGCGAACATGCCCGACGACGAGGACGATGGTGCGTTGAAGCCCTTGCCCGAGCGGCTGATCATGGAGTTGACGGCGCACCGGACATTGGCACTGCGCGAAGCTGTCGGTCGCTCACCTGACGTCGCGTTGACGCTGCTGCTCCTGAAGCTCGTCAATGACACCTTCCGGACGTCCAGTTCGGCCGGCAGCTGCCTCGAGGCTTCGGTGCGTCATGTCTACATGTCCGCGCTGGCGAGCGATCTGAAGGACAGCGTGGTGGCCAAGCTGGTGGACGACCGCCACGCGGAGTGGGAGGCCGACTTGCCGCTCGGCAACGATGCCGCGCTCTGGGACTACCTGACTTCCCTTGATCAAGGGAGCCGGCTGTCGCTACTCGCGCATTGCCTCAGCTTCGGGATCAACGCGCTCCATGAGAAGGTGAACCCTTATGGTGCCGGTATCTCCGCCGGCGGTTTGACCAAGCGGATGACACAGTCCGACTTGGTCGCACAGGCGGTCGAACTCGACATGGTCGAGGCAGGCTGGGAGCCGACGGTCGATACTTATCTGAACCGTGTGCCCAAGGCCCGGATCCTCGAGGCCGTGCGAGAGGCGAAAGGGGAGGGGACGGCGCAACTCCTCGAACATTTGAAGAAGGGCGAGATGGCGACCGAAGCCGAGCGTCTGCTGAAAGGCAGCGGCTGGTTGCCGGAGGTTCTTCGCCGTCACGACCTGGCGGCGCTCGATGCCGAAGACGGGC encodes the following:
- the repC gene encoding plasmid replication protein RepC, with amino-acid sequence MAFTKLSVQTFGVGKGTPATSTPETDIWAVFRALRDTRSLFGLRPGHVQTLQAMLSFLKPGHGDTVFASNDEICRRVGGIDERTLRRHIDRFVELGFMKRHDSPNRKRYRVKSSEGQSISYGLSLAPLLERAGELLATAQAMENARRDRVFLRKQILTKLAQIDEADPENELTHQVRRVLRRKLSIAEYHTLLGELEAQCKQMSTAVDAPETMKLPANDGQTVRHHSKSKKEQKDLESGTDSETLPLQTLTTVCDQATSFATNSLRNWHDVESHARTLAPMMGIHESTFEKAARKIGSQKASCAIFIILQMSNRIRDFGAYFHSITLGRRETDFNPSLLLERLSRSGAATT